Proteins co-encoded in one uncultured Draconibacterium sp. genomic window:
- a CDS encoding UPF0280 family protein yields the protein MLKQVQHDAIGENMKLFEERTYRSQFNTERLTGFEVKHQETDLWIGIDPASYNEEMKELALAKMKTLRQTFDDYIEKEPFFRKSLKPFQPSDFAPKEATEMALAAEKVGIGPMSAVAGLFAREIGEELLSNFSINELLVENGGDIFVSLKNELVLSVFAGESILSERIGLVIPAKNEKMGICTSAGTVGPSLSYGKADAVVVVCRDILLADALATGLGNKVKSPDHVEKVIKQAENFQEIQSLLIICEDKIGLKGDNEIKILK from the coding sequence ATGCTGAAACAAGTTCAACATGACGCAATAGGAGAAAATATGAAACTTTTTGAAGAACGAACATACCGCAGCCAGTTTAATACAGAGCGTCTTACAGGTTTTGAAGTAAAACATCAGGAAACGGATCTTTGGATCGGGATTGATCCGGCTTCGTACAACGAAGAGATGAAAGAACTAGCTTTGGCAAAAATGAAAACGCTGCGCCAAACGTTCGATGATTATATCGAAAAGGAACCATTTTTCAGGAAAAGCCTGAAACCATTTCAGCCCTCTGATTTTGCTCCTAAAGAAGCAACAGAAATGGCACTCGCTGCAGAAAAAGTCGGAATTGGCCCCATGTCGGCAGTAGCTGGTTTGTTTGCCCGCGAAATTGGCGAAGAACTTTTGAGCAACTTTTCGATTAATGAACTACTTGTGGAAAATGGCGGAGATATATTTGTTTCTCTAAAAAACGAATTAGTGCTGTCGGTATTTGCCGGCGAATCAATCCTATCGGAAAGAATTGGCTTGGTAATTCCCGCTAAAAATGAGAAAATGGGAATTTGCACTTCTGCCGGAACGGTTGGCCCATCACTGAGTTACGGCAAAGCCGATGCTGTTGTGGTAGTATGCAGAGACATTCTTTTAGCCGATGCACTGGCAACAGGCTTGGGCAACAAAGTAAAATCACCCGATCATGTGGAGAAAGTAATCAAGCAAGCCGAGAACTTTCAGGAAATTCAATCGTTATTAATCATCTGTGAGGACAAAATCGGACTTAAAGGCGATAACGAAATTAAAATATTAAAGTAA
- a CDS encoding NIL domain-containing protein: protein MIKKRYILNFPPQSGDKAFTYHLVKEYDIRINILKAEVYPGKRGSLLLELHGQKENIEKGVEYIKSHKITCESLDKRIRWKEEKCIDCGNCTAVCFAGALNMNKETWNLEFDKSKCVVCELCIPACPLNLFEIDFR, encoded by the coding sequence ATGATTAAAAAAAGATACATACTAAATTTCCCTCCGCAAAGTGGCGACAAAGCGTTTACTTATCACCTCGTAAAAGAGTACGATATAAGAATTAATATTCTGAAAGCCGAAGTTTATCCTGGAAAACGCGGAAGCCTTTTACTGGAACTTCACGGCCAAAAAGAGAACATTGAGAAAGGCGTTGAATATATTAAAAGCCATAAAATAACCTGCGAATCGTTGGACAAACGCATTCGTTGGAAAGAAGAAAAATGTATCGACTGCGGAAACTGCACCGCCGTATGTTTTGCCGGAGCCTTAAACATGAACAAGGAGACATGGAATCTTGAATTCGACAAAAGCAAATGTGTGGTTTGCGAATTATGTATTCCGGCCTGTCCGCTGAATTTGTTTGAAATTGACTTTAGATAA
- a CDS encoding homocysteine biosynthesis protein yields the protein MSKTKSYKEINQKLKAGKAVVLTAEEVAKMAKEMSPEEIVEKVDVVTTATFGAMCSSGAIINFGHANPPIRMEKIRLNGVPCYEGLAAVDSYIGATACDPDNPEYGGAHVIQDLLEGKDVLLEAWGKGTDCYPRKHIKTKININTINEFTLFNPRNAYQNYNVAVNTTSSIKYTYMGSLLPNLRNATYSTSGELSPLLNDPEFKTIGLGTRIFLGGTQGFVVWPGTQFHTTKPKNELGVPVTNAATIAVMGNLKEMSSEYIQAASYEKYGVSMFVGIGIPIPVLNTDIAKRVSINNSQIETSVLDYGTVGTPKLGQVTYEELQSGTIKIKGQKIRTAPVASLKKARKIADDLKRWLQNGEFEVTKPVQMFPSNTSLNGLKETEVDND from the coding sequence ATGTCGAAAACAAAATCTTACAAAGAAATTAACCAAAAACTGAAGGCTGGAAAAGCAGTTGTTTTAACCGCCGAAGAAGTAGCGAAAATGGCGAAAGAAATGTCGCCCGAAGAAATAGTTGAAAAAGTAGATGTAGTAACCACCGCAACATTTGGCGCTATGTGCTCGTCGGGGGCGATAATAAATTTTGGCCATGCCAATCCGCCAATCCGAATGGAAAAAATACGTTTGAACGGCGTTCCATGTTATGAAGGATTGGCAGCGGTAGATTCTTATATCGGTGCGACTGCCTGCGATCCCGACAATCCGGAATATGGAGGTGCACATGTTATTCAGGATCTCCTGGAAGGCAAAGATGTGCTTTTGGAAGCCTGGGGAAAAGGCACCGATTGTTATCCGCGGAAGCATATAAAAACCAAAATCAACATTAACACCATAAACGAGTTTACACTTTTTAATCCGCGAAATGCGTATCAGAATTACAATGTTGCGGTAAATACCACTTCCTCTATAAAATATACTTACATGGGCAGTTTGCTTCCCAATTTACGCAATGCCACCTACTCCACTTCTGGCGAATTAAGCCCACTACTGAACGACCCAGAGTTTAAAACAATAGGGCTCGGCACACGCATATTCTTAGGAGGGACACAAGGTTTTGTGGTTTGGCCGGGAACACAGTTTCACACCACAAAGCCTAAAAATGAGCTGGGCGTTCCGGTTACCAATGCCGCGACAATTGCGGTAATGGGTAACCTAAAAGAAATGTCATCCGAGTATATTCAGGCCGCGTCATACGAAAAATATGGTGTAAGTATGTTTGTTGGAATTGGAATACCGATACCGGTTTTAAATACTGATATTGCCAAACGCGTATCAATTAACAACAGCCAGATTGAAACTTCAGTGCTTGATTACGGGACGGTTGGAACACCCAAATTGGGTCAGGTTACCTACGAGGAATTACAATCGGGAACCATAAAAATAAAAGGCCAAAAGATACGAACAGCACCTGTTGCCAGCTTAAAAAAAGCACGCAAAATTGCTGATGATCTGAAGAGATGGTTGCAAAATGGGGAATTCGAAGTAACTAAACCCGTGCAAATGTTCCCTTCGAATACATCGTTAAACGGATTAAAAGAAACGGAGGTTGACAATGATTAA